A single region of the Pseudomonas mandelii genome encodes:
- the cobG gene encoding precorrin-3B synthase has protein sequence MSTALRPSACPGLLRIVQALDGGICRIKLNGGSISAAQAEAVANAAEHFAGGVIEATNRANLQIRGIGSEHAALIDSLMAAGLGPTSAAGDDVRNLMLSPGAGIDRQMLIDTRPLAEQILATLQSDERFHDLSAKFAVQLDGGEGLAMLEHSHDLWLSAAERGGERVFVFGLAGCLVDLPAGAVSLEQGHALVVAVLELFLELARPEQTRMRHLLAECSLDVFLVRLAERVPLMPIEAWRREANPDALHIGAHPQRDAGRVYIGAVPPLGRLNPAMLRGAAQLAREQGDGTLRFTPWQSLLVPGVHGSKAPHVIHNLEHLGLRCSADDALAHLIACTGSTGCGKGLADTKGDARQLATLLQRHGQTLNVHLSGCPRSCAAAHIAPVTLLAVSSGHYDLYFRDAAQPGFGALHARNLTIEAVAALLDARSRSPLDA, from the coding sequence ATGTCCACCGCTTTACGCCCCTCGGCCTGTCCGGGGTTGTTGCGTATCGTCCAGGCACTGGACGGCGGCATCTGCCGGATCAAGTTGAATGGCGGTTCGATCAGCGCGGCTCAGGCCGAAGCGGTGGCGAATGCGGCCGAGCATTTCGCCGGCGGAGTGATCGAGGCAACCAACCGCGCCAACCTGCAGATTCGCGGGATCGGCAGTGAGCACGCTGCCTTGATCGACAGCCTGATGGCGGCCGGACTCGGCCCGACCAGCGCGGCGGGCGATGACGTGCGCAATCTGATGCTCAGCCCCGGCGCCGGCATTGATCGGCAGATGCTGATCGATACGCGCCCGCTGGCTGAACAGATCCTCGCCACGCTGCAAAGCGATGAACGCTTTCACGACCTCAGCGCCAAGTTTGCGGTGCAACTGGATGGCGGCGAAGGGCTGGCAATGCTCGAACACTCGCATGATCTTTGGTTGTCCGCTGCTGAACGAGGCGGTGAGCGAGTGTTTGTGTTCGGCCTGGCGGGTTGCCTTGTCGACCTGCCCGCAGGCGCGGTGTCGCTGGAGCAGGGGCATGCGCTGGTAGTTGCGGTGCTGGAGCTGTTTCTGGAGCTGGCGCGCCCCGAGCAGACTCGCATGCGACACCTGCTCGCCGAATGTTCGCTCGACGTGTTTCTCGTGCGTCTCGCCGAGCGAGTGCCGTTGATGCCCATCGAGGCGTGGCGGCGCGAGGCAAATCCAGATGCGTTGCACATCGGCGCTCATCCACAGCGTGATGCCGGTCGTGTCTACATCGGCGCAGTGCCGCCGCTGGGCCGCCTCAACCCAGCGATGCTCCGAGGCGCTGCACAACTGGCCCGCGAACAGGGCGACGGCACGCTGCGTTTCACGCCCTGGCAAAGCCTCTTGGTGCCCGGCGTCCATGGCAGCAAGGCGCCTCACGTTATCCACAACCTTGAACACCTCGGCCTGCGCTGCTCGGCCGACGATGCCCTGGCGCATCTCATCGCCTGCACCGGCTCGACCGGCTGCGGCAAAGGCCTGGCTGACACCAAGGGCGATGCCCGGCAACTGGCGACGCTGTTGCAACGTCACGGCCAGACGCTGAACGTGCACCTGTCCGGCTGCCCGCGTTCCTGCGCGGCGGCGCACATCGCGCCGGTCACGTTGCTGGCGGTTTCTTCCGGTCATTACGACCTCTATTTTCGCGATGCAGCGCAGCCGGGTTTCGGCGCGCTGCACGCACGCAATCTTACTATTGAAGCGGTCGCGGCCTTGCTCGACGCCCGCTCACGGAGCCCCTTAGATGCTTGA